AAGGAGAAGTAAAGTTATAAGTTTTAAGGGTATCCCTTACTTTGGTATTTCAAAATAAGTCAAGTTTTTTTGCTAGTTTGCCAATTTTTCTCAAAAAAGAAAACCCACTAAATGTAGTATTTTCAAATATTTCCTAAGCAATATTTCTAAATCGCAAAAATTCAAAATTTTCAATATTTAACTTGCCTTATACTGTTATTTGATTATCTTAGTTTTTCGGCTTTTTAATTTATATTACTCTTTCTTTTGAATATTAGCATTTTCATGGCACGATCTATGCTGTAAGAAATGATTACTCATTAAAATAGACCAGCGGTAAATAGTCAATAGCTGTTTCTTTAAAAATTTTAAGGAAGATGTCAATAGCATGTTAACACTAATACTAAAGAAGGAGGCCGGGGAAAATGTTCGAGAGTGAATATCGGGAAAAACTTGTTACCCCCGAAGAAGCGGTTAAGGTAGTTAAATCCGGTGACTGGGTAGATTACATGTTTTTTAATGGTTATCCAAAAGCCCTTGATCGAGCGTTGGCCCGTCGAAAAGATGAGCTATATGGTGTGCATATCAGAAGCGGAATCTCCCTCCCCCCACTACCAGAAGTACCTCAAGTTGATCCGACAATGGAACATTTTCAGTGGGATAGTTGGCATTTCGGGGCATTTGAGGCGAAATTGGGTGATCGGGGAATTTGTAGTTTCTCACCCCTACTGTATCACGAAGTGCCTGGTTACTATCGTCGTCGGGAAGTAGAGGTTGACGTTGCCATGGTGCGGGTTTGTCCTATGGATAAGTATGGCTATTTCAATCTCGGGATTAATACATCGCATATTGAAGCGGTGTGCGAAAATGCCCGCATAGTTATTGTTGAGGAGAACGAGAGTATGCCTTACGTCTTTGGTGGAAACGGCAACCAACTCCACATCTCCGAAGTCGACTTTGTGGTAAGGGGTGAAAACGAGCCAATGGCCAGTATACCGGCCATTGAGCCTACCAAATCTGAAATCAAAATTGCTGAGCATATTCTGAAAGAGATCAACGATGGGTGTTGTATTCAATTGGGTATTGGGGGTTTGCCCAATTACCTGGGTAAGAAGATAGCAGAAGCAGGTTTCCGGGATTTATCAGTTCATACTGAAATGATGGCAGACGCCTATTTGGAGATGTGGGAAAAGGGGTGTATTACAGGTCGTAAAAAGGAAATTGACCGCAAAAAAATGGTTTGTACCTTCGCCCTTGGTTCTCCCCGCCTTTATGAATTTATGGACCGCAATCCTATGATTGCTACTTATTCCGTGGACTACACCAATAATCCTGCGGTAATTGCTCAGATATCCAACATGATTTCTATTAATAGTTGTTTAGAAGTTGATTTTTACGGCCAGGTGACCTCAGAAATGCAGGGAACACGTCAGCTTACTGGAACAGGTGGCCAATGGGATTTTGTTTATGGGGCTTACCACTCCCCGGGTGGTAAAAGTTTCCTGTGTATGCCTTCCACTTATTTAGACAAGACCGGAACTTTACAGTCCAAGATCAAACCTTTTTTAACTCCAGGAGCGGCCTGTACCGTTTCTCGCCAGTTAACTCACTACATCGTCACCGAATACGGCAAAGCTTTGATGAAGTGCCAGTCTGTCTGGAAGCGAACAGAGAACCTAATCAATATCGCCCATCCAGATTTCCGGGAAGAACTAATTAAAGAAGCAGAAAAACTGGGTTTCTGGAAGAGAACTAACCGCATCGAACCATAGTGTGCCCATGAAAATCTCAATATAAACCAGTTCTTTCTTCATGTTCCACAGTTATATTTTGATAAAAGGGCTGTGCCGAAACAAAAGTTTCAGCACAGCCCTTTTATATATTAATCTACCGAGAAGGCCAGAGATTGTTCAATAACCTTGACGGCCATTGGCAGTAAAAATAAATCAAACTGTATTCCTGCATTGCGTTCCAACTCACGAATTGCTTCTTGGTGACTGATGGCCTTTCGATAAGGACGGTCACTGGTCATGGCATCGTAGGCGTCTGCAATGGCCAGTATGCGGCATTCTAAAGGGATTTGTTCTCCCTTTAATCCCAGGGGATAACCTTGTCCGTTCCACCATTCATGGTGCTTGAGAATCCAATCGGCTATGGGCAATAGTTCCGGAGATGCTTGAGCAATGCGGTAGCCAATCTCGCAGTGACGTTTAATTTCATTATGTTCGTCCGGTGTAAGTTTTGTGGGTTTAAAAAGAATCTTATCAGAAATACCCACTTTACCAATGTCATGAAAATGTGCAAAAAGCTGCAGGTCGTAGATTTTGTTTTCGGGTAACCCGAGGGCTTTACCTATGTTTACAACCAGACTTTTCATGCGGTCCCCGTGACCCTCTGTGATAAAATCCCGGGCTTCCAGAGCTTTCATAAGAGTTTGTACAAGGGAACTGCGTGTACTTTTTGCATGGTGTAACTTTGCACGGTACATATAGTAATCGGCTTCTTTAAAGACCTCATTCAAAGGTTTAGTGGGAGGTTCCCGCAGAGCATAACCGATGGACAAACTTAAATGACTTCCTGGGTTTTCCATGTTGTAATCCTTGATGTTTTTTTCTAAACGAGACACAGCAACCTTTAGGGTATCCATAGACACATTTGTCAGTATAACCGCTAACTCGTCTCCACCGATTCGAGCAACAATATCTTCTTCGCGGTAAGATATTTTTAATATATTGGCTACGGCCCTTAGGGCATTGTCTCCGACCTCGTGGCCCATGGTATCATTGATCAGTTTTAGACCGTCCAAGTCTGCAACAATCAAGCCCACAGGCTCAGAACTGTTTTCCAGTCGGCGCATCTCCAACTCAAAGTGTGTACGGTTATAGAGTCCTGTGACGGGATCATGCATACTGAAATACTTTGTTTGTAGTTCGGCCCACTTGCGCTCGGTGATATCACGTAGGCATAAGATACTGGTGCTCACTGATCCATGCTCATCCTGCAGGATATTGCCGATTAATTCCAACCAGCGGTAATAGCCCTGTGCATTTTTATAACGAAAATCAACCCTCATACAAGACCAGTGATTGATGCTTTTTTCATAGGCTTCAAGAACCCGATCAAGGTCTTCTGGATGAACGTTCTTAAATACCGGTACTCCTAGGAGGTCTTTAGGATCAAATCCTAAAACAGTTTTAACTGAGGGACTGACATACTGTGTAATTCCTTCCGAATTTAGCTCAACCATAATGTCAAGCATATTCTCAGTTATACGGCTGATTCGCTCTTCGCTTGCTAGGAGGGCCTGCTTCGTCATTTTCCGATCCGTTATATCCCTGGCAGTGATAATAGCTCCTGTGGCCTGACCATGACTATTTGATAGTATTTTTCCTGCACATTCCAGCCAGAGATAGCGCCCGTCTGCATGACGACAGCGACATTCAAATTCGCCTTCCGTATAGTTTGCTAAACTATTTGCAAATAGTTTAGTGGTTTTATCGTAATCCTCCGAGTGCAATAATTCAAACACCTTTTTCCCTAAAAGCCTCTCAGGTTGATAACCCAAGAGAAACTTTACAGATGGGCCGACATAGGTAAGAGTTCCACATTTATCAATTTGTATAATGATGTCGCGCATGTTTTCGGTAATCTGCCGAAATCGAAATTCGCTTTCTCTCAGGGCATTTTCAAACTCTTTTCGTTTTGTAATGTTTCGGGTGCTGATAACAACGCCTGTTCTTCTATCTCCTTCCACTAAGCACCGACCAACGGACTCAACCCATAAATAATGACCAGTTGCATGTTGTAGTTGATATTCTACAATTATTTCAGAAGCTGAGTTAAGCGCAGTCTGAAAAGCATCGGTTACCTTACTTATATCCTTGGGATGAATGCGAGAGAAAACTGATGTTCCTTTGAGTGCTTTTGGGTCATAGCCTAAAATGGTTTTGTGAGAGGGACCGACGTATCGAATAATACCCGCTAGGTCTGTTTCGGTATACAGATCTAACATGTTATTGGTAATTTGTTGCAATCTCTGCTCTAGTTCAGAAATGATTTTGAGCAAGGAGTCTTTAGTCTGAATTGGTATTTTTCTTGGGGGAGTTTTTTGGTAATATTCCATCTTAAGAATCTCCATTTGAACTTTTTTTATAGTATTAGCCAAATAATTGCCAATTCCTGCAAATTATCTCATATTATGTCGAAAAATATTAAATTATTAGAGATTATAGGTGGTTAAATATTTCTAATAAATAAAAATGGTA
This genomic interval from Desulforamulus reducens MI-1 contains the following:
- a CDS encoding acetyl-CoA hydrolase/transferase family protein, whose translation is MFESEYREKLVTPEEAVKVVKSGDWVDYMFFNGYPKALDRALARRKDELYGVHIRSGISLPPLPEVPQVDPTMEHFQWDSWHFGAFEAKLGDRGICSFSPLLYHEVPGYYRRREVEVDVAMVRVCPMDKYGYFNLGINTSHIEAVCENARIVIVEENESMPYVFGGNGNQLHISEVDFVVRGENEPMASIPAIEPTKSEIKIAEHILKEINDGCCIQLGIGGLPNYLGKKIAEAGFRDLSVHTEMMADAYLEMWEKGCITGRKKEIDRKKMVCTFALGSPRLYEFMDRNPMIATYSVDYTNNPAVIAQISNMISINSCLEVDFYGQVTSEMQGTRQLTGTGGQWDFVYGAYHSPGGKSFLCMPSTYLDKTGTLQSKIKPFLTPGAACTVSRQLTHYIVTEYGKALMKCQSVWKRTENLINIAHPDFREELIKEAEKLGFWKRTNRIEP
- a CDS encoding PAS domain S-box protein is translated as MEYYQKTPPRKIPIQTKDSLLKIISELEQRLQQITNNMLDLYTETDLAGIIRYVGPSHKTILGYDPKALKGTSVFSRIHPKDISKVTDAFQTALNSASEIIVEYQLQHATGHYLWVESVGRCLVEGDRRTGVVISTRNITKRKEFENALRESEFRFRQITENMRDIIIQIDKCGTLTYVGPSVKFLLGYQPERLLGKKVFELLHSEDYDKTTKLFANSLANYTEGEFECRCRHADGRYLWLECAGKILSNSHGQATGAIITARDITDRKMTKQALLASEERISRITENMLDIMVELNSEGITQYVSPSVKTVLGFDPKDLLGVPVFKNVHPEDLDRVLEAYEKSINHWSCMRVDFRYKNAQGYYRWLELIGNILQDEHGSVSTSILCLRDITERKWAELQTKYFSMHDPVTGLYNRTHFELEMRRLENSSEPVGLIVADLDGLKLINDTMGHEVGDNALRAVANILKISYREEDIVARIGGDELAVILTNVSMDTLKVAVSRLEKNIKDYNMENPGSHLSLSIGYALREPPTKPLNEVFKEADYYMYRAKLHHAKSTRSSLVQTLMKALEARDFITEGHGDRMKSLVVNIGKALGLPENKIYDLQLFAHFHDIGKVGISDKILFKPTKLTPDEHNEIKRHCEIGYRIAQASPELLPIADWILKHHEWWNGQGYPLGLKGEQIPLECRILAIADAYDAMTSDRPYRKAISHQEAIRELERNAGIQFDLFLLPMAVKVIEQSLAFSVD